DNA from Pirellulales bacterium:
CGCCACCTGGTGATGTTCCCAGCCGGCCAGGGTTTGCGAGATCGTGGCATAGCCACCACCGGGAAACTTGAGGATCGCTGAGAAGTTATCGTGCAACTCGGGCTGATCCACTCGTTTGCCGTTCGCGGCCGCATACACCGACAGTGGGTTTCCCAAGCGCGACAGATACCAGCGCGCCAAGTCGAAGAAATGAATCGGTTCTTCGAGAATCCAGTTCCCCACGCGATTGATGTCGTAACGCCAACCGTCGGAGCCGAGTCGATAGGGGCGCCGCCAGAGTTCGACCAGGGCATACAGCGGCTCGCCGATGGTATCGGCGTCGATCAAGCGCTTCACCTCGCCCCACAAGCTCGAAAGCCGTAGCTCGTGCCCCACGGCCAGCCGCACGTTTTGCCGTGCGGCCAGGTCAATGAGCGCCGTCGCGTCCACGACGGACAACGTCATCGGCTTTTCCAGGAGCAGATGCCGGCCCGACTCGAGCACCGCTCGCGCCACTTCGAAGTGCAGGTGCGAGGGGAGAACGACGTCGACGGCGTCGAGATCGTCGCGCGCCAAGAGCGCGCGGTAGTCGGCGTAAACCGCGGCCGCAGGATGGTCGGCGGCGGCGCGCCGTCGGCTTTCTTCGCCGCGGCTGCAAATAGCGACAAGCTGCGCGTTGGCGACGCTCGTGATCGCCCGCGCATGATGGCTCCCCCACGCTCCGTAGCCGATCAATCCGAATCTGACCGTCGTCATACTTGTGTCACGCTGTATATGTCACGCTCGATAGGCCGTTTGATTCCCCTCCCTTGCAGGGAGGGGTCAGGGGAGGGTCAAAGTTTTCACAATGAACGACGTCGACTACTCGATGTCAACCGACCGCCGCCACCCTCTTCCTGACAGGGAGAGGGTTTGTGATCATCCGCGCAAGAGTGGCAGAACTCGAGCGTTCGACGCTACTCCCGCTCGACGATCATTGCCACGGCGTTGCCGCCCCCCAGGCAGAGAGAAGCCAAACCGCGCTTCAAGCCGCGATCGGCCAAGGCGTACAGTAGCGTTACCAGCACGCGGGCGCCGCTTGCGCCGATCGGGTGCCCCAATGCGATCGCCCCGCCGTTGACGTTCGTCTTGGCCGGATTCACGTCGAGCGGTCGCATGCACGCCAGGCACTGCGCGGCGAATGCCTCGTTCAACTCCACCAGGTCCATGTCGGCCATCGTCATCTTGGCCTTGTGCAACACCTTTTCCATCGCCGAGACCGGGGCAATGAAAATCTCTTTCGGCGCTACGCCGCTGGTGGCCGCGGCGACAATCCGCGCCTTGATCGGCGATTGCGCGTGCCGCGCGAATTCCGCGCTGGCCACGACCAGGGCCGCCGCGCCGTCGCTGATCTGCGAAGCATTTCCCGCCGTGACGGTTCCATCGGCCCCGAAGGATGGCCTGAGCCTGGCCAGCACCTCGAGCGCCGTGTCGGCCCGCGGCCCTTCGTCCTTATCGATACGAACCTCCCCTTTGCGCCCGGCGATGACGACCGGCACGATTTCTTCGTTGAACTTTCCGGCCGCCGCGGCGGCGACCGCGCGGCGATGGCTTTCGACGGCGAAAAGATCCTGGTCATGCCGGCTGACGCCGCGCTGGGCCGCGATGTAATCGGCCTCAGCTCCCATGGCCATGTCCTCGAAGGCGCACCACAGTCCGTCATGCTGCATCGAGTCGAGCACCTGCTGCGCGCCGAATTTCCAGCCCTCGCGGACCCCCGTCATGAGAAACGGAGCGCGGGTCATATTCTCCATACCGCCGGCGACGATGCATTGCGCGTCGCCCGCGCGAATGGCCTGAGCGGCCAGTGCGACCGCCTTCAGGCCCGATCCGCAGACTTTATTGATGGTCAAAGCGCCAACGGTGTGGGGCAGGCCAGCGCCGAGCGCCGCCTGGCGGGCGGGAGCCTGGCCCAGTCCGGCCGGCAGCACGCATCCCATGATGACTTCTTCGACCTTTTCGGCCGGCACGCCCGAGCGGCGAACCGCCTCGGCCACGGCGATTGCGCCGAGCTTCGTGGCCGGCACGCTGGCCAGGCTACCGAGCAATTTTCCCACCGGCGTGCGGCAGCCGGCCAATAGATACGCTTCACTCATGGCGTGCGATTCCCAACAAAGTGCGGAGCGGTCGAAGGGCGAAAAGCCAATTATATCCCGTGCAAGGGCTACCGTCGCGGCATGATTGTCGGGCCAGGTACACGGCCTGTCGCTGGGTCTGCGACCCCCGGGGGCCAAAGACCATAATGCAACTTCCAGCGGGCTTACTGGCGCGAATCTTGGCCCTGAAGGGGCCGAGTCGTGTAGCCGTGGACGCGAGTCCACGGTAACCGTTCCGAAAAAGAAAATCGTCGTAAGCCCCGCAGGGGCGACACAGAGCGGGTCTGAAGATGATTCCGCCGCTGCGGGGCTCGAAGTCATTCCATTGCTTTAACGCCCCGGCAGGAATCGCTTTCCCGTCGCTACCCCGACCTACACGATTCTCCTGCGGATCTACGGCTGGAGTTTTCCCTCGCCAGCGGCCATCATGAATCGTTGCGGTTCTCGAGAATGCGCACTCTGAGTCGATGGCAATGGAACAGGGCGATCCGGCCGAAGATTGCATCGAAGTGGTTTGTCCGACGTGTCGGGCGACGCTCCATCCGCGCCGCGAGCTGATTGGCAAGCGCGTCCGCTGCCCCGATTGCGGCGTGGCGGTGCGCGTGGCCGAGCAATCTCCCGCGGCAGCACGCGCCGCCCAGCGCAGCGAGGCGGGTAACGAATATCGGCTCAGCGACGACGATCAGCCGGTCGAGCGGCCGCGGCTGGTCAAAGTGAAATGCGGCCTGTGCGGCGCACTTTTGTATCCGCGCGCCGAACTGATCGGCAAGCACGTCCGTTGCCCTGATTGCTATCGGCCGGTGCTGGTCGTCGAACCTCCGCCTGAGCCGGTGGCAAAGTACGACAAGCCCGCCGGCGAATACACGCTCGATGCCGAGCCACCACCGAATCCGCTCGCTGGGATCGTGTCGATCGAAGCGCCTGTGGAACCGCGACTCGAACCCGAGCCGCTGCCCCCTCCGGCTCCAACGCTCTGGTACATCTCGGGCATTTTCAATTTTCCGTGGCAGCAAGAAACCATCAGCCACTGGATGACGCTCACGCTGTTCTCGGCCTTTGCCAATGGCGTCACGGCCTATGGCTTGAGCGTGGTCGCCGAAATGGTCGGGGCCGGAGGGAGCCCGTTTGCCAGCTTTGGTGTCGCCATGAAAATGGCTTTCACGATTGCGTTGGGCGCGATCGCCTGGTTGCTCATGCTTTGCTACGCCTCGGGCTGCGCGATCGCGATCATCCGCGAAACAGCGTCGGGCAATGAAGAAGTCACGGATTGGCACGACGCCGAATTTCCCGAAGCCATGGGGAGCGCGCTGGCAGTCGTCTTTCCCCTGGCCGGGGCCGGTGCGGTCGGCTTTGGAGTGTACCTGGCGTTGCTGCCGCTGTTGGCCGGCGAGGGGGGCAGTTCGTCGTTGGCCTATCTGGTCGGTGTGCTGACGGCCGTCGTGCTCTATCCGGTTATGCTCCTGTCGGTGTTGGAAAGCGGCGCCTTCTGGGTGGTAGTGAACTGGTCGGCGCTGCGGTTGATTCTCGGATTCTTGCCGGGCTGGCTGTTGGTGAACGCCGAAATGGCCGCGGTCACTGGCGCCTGGTGGCTCTTTACCTGGGCCGGTGCGAGATTTCTGCCGATCGTGACGGCCATCATCGGCGCGCCTTTATACGCCGCGGCGATCATGATCGACGCCCGACTGCTCGGCCGGTTCCTCTATCGCGCGAATGAGGTCATCAGCGCGCGACATGAGGAGGATGAAGACGACGAGGCAGATGAGGACGACGAGTAAGTTCGCCGGCCCGGCACGCTTCGCGATTTTGCGCGGCGGCGAATCTTTTCGACGGCCCAGCCGAGCCGCGCACTGTGCGGCTACGCCGCCATCTCGGGCTCGGGCAAATGCTCGACGCTCAACTCGGCGATCGACTCGAGCACGACGTCGGGACGGTATGCGTAGTGCATCAGGTCCTCGCGGCTCGTCCCGCCCGACAGCACCAGGACGGTGCGGTAACCGAGCTGGACGCCTCCGAGGATGTCGGTCTCCATCGTGTCGCCGATGATCGTGGTTTCTTCGGCGCGCAGCCCCAGCTCTTTGCGCGCGGCGCGCATCATGACAGGGCTGGGCTTGCCGACGCTGAAGGCTTTCACGCCCGTCGCGGCTTCCAGCATGGCCACGATCGCCCCGCAGCCGGGACGCAGCCCGTGTTGCGTGGGGCAATTCGGATCGAGGTTCGTGGCGACGAGCTTGGCCCCGGCAACGATCATCTGCACGGCGGCCTCGACCGTTTCCATCGTCATCGTGCGTCCTTCGCCGACCACCACATAATCCGGGTCGTGATCGACGATCGAATAGCCGTTGGCGTGCAGGGCGTTCAACAGCCCCCCTTCGCCGATCACGTAGGCGGTGCCGTGGGGTTTTTGCTGGGCCAGGAAGCGGGCCGTGGCCATGGCACAGGTGAAAATGTGCTTCTCCTCGGCCTCGACCCCCATGCGACGCAACTTCGTGGCCACGTCGCGGCGGGTGCGCTGGCTGTTGTTGGTGAGAAAAAAGAAGGGCACTTGCCGCGTGATCAATTGATTCACGAACTGATCGGCGCCGCGAATCAATTCGCGCCCCCGGTAGATCACGCCGTCCATATCGATCAAGAAACCATGAGCCATCGCTCTCTCCTTCGCTTTATGGTGACCACGGTGCGTTGCGAGGCGCCCGGGCAATTGACAGTTCGTCCCACGAGAACGCGTAGCATGGCGCACAAATGTTTGGCTCATGTCAGCGGCGCGTGAGAAGTTGTTTACGGTGCCTACGTCCTCCCCGTTAGCACCAGAGCGACAATAAAGGCCGGCAAGCGCTGCGTATCTTGCGCGCTCGTCGGCCGCCACGAGTCGACACGCGTGGATTGCAAAAGGCGCGCCAGTACGATCTGGTGCCCGTGCCACGACGCGTTTTCGCGCCCTATCTCGCGTCCTCGCACGACTTGCCGGTGCTAGCGCGAGCCTAAGCAAAAAACCTGAGAAAAAAATCGTTTCTGCGCGTGTGCGCGGGAATTAGGCATCACGCGATTACGAGCGCGCGAAGGGACGGCGGGAGACCCGTTAGCCGTCCAGCGTGCCGGGCGCGCTTTACAGATCGCGCGCTGCGCTGCCGGTTTTGTCGGTCGGCTTTTTGCCAGGCGCGCCGCCCGGCGCGGGCGCCATGGCCGGTGGCATGGGCCTCCGCGGTGCGGCGACAGGCGTTGCGGGCAATTGGCTGAACGGAGCCACGCGCGCCTGCGGCGGACGCTCGGCAGGTTTTTCCCCTGTGGCCACAGGCTCGGCCGGCGCGGGCGCCTCGTCCACGACCGCGGGGACGAGCTTGCGCAAGAAACCGTCCAGATGCGCGTCGTCCGCGCCCGCCAGCTCTTGCGCGCGGATGAAAAATGGCTTCGCCCGCTCGGCCTGCCCGTCGAAGTAAAGCATCACGGCGAGCAAAAACATCAGGTCCGAGCCGGGGCCCTTCAAGCCTTCTTGGGCGAGGGCTTCGAGATGCGCCGCTTTCGCCGCGTGACCGCCGGCGCCATAAAGTTGATCGAGACGAAATCCGGATTCCGCCCACCGCGGCTCGAGCGAGATGCCGCGCTTGAAGCTGCGCGCCGCATGATCGTAGCGTCCCATCGCCACCAGCGCAAATCCCTGCCGCAAGAATCCGTCACTCATATCGGGCGCCGCCTGCTGCGCCAGCTTGTAGCGCGAGTAAGCGTCCGAATAATCTTGCTTGGCGAAATACCCGTCACCCAGCACGATGAAACGCTGCGAGCGCGCGCGCGCGTCGGCATTGGTGGCGCGCGGCTTGCCAGCTTTCGGACGATCGGCCGGATCATTCGCCAGTTCGCCGAAGCCACCCCCGATCGCGGCCTGCTGTTTTGCGGCCGCGGGCTGCTGCGCCTTGGGCGCTAGTGGCGGGCCGCCCCCGGGCAAGCGGTCAACGCGCTGCGGCGCGGTCACCACCGGACCGAGCGGCAGAGCCGGCGGCGCCAGTGGTAAAAATGGCACCGGGCGATAGAAGTTGATGAAGGGATAGACTCCCGGGGGATAGAAAATCGGTGGAAAGTACGGAGCCGGAATCGCATACCCGACTCCGCCGACGCCCGTGCCAAAAGCGCGAAAGCCGCCGCTGGGCGTGAGCGGCACATAGCGCGGCGAAAAGGGATCGTGAATTTCGATCTGACTGAAGCCGGGCTGCGGCTCGTCGGCCATGGCGCTAGCGCCGGCTGCCACCACGGCAAAGAACAAAAAGATAGGAACCGGGCGTAACATGGCCGCTCTCGAAAGGCGATGCGTCACGCGCGCTAGCGCCTCGGCGTGATTCAATTCGGATCCCACCATCGGACGCGGCAGCCTCGGCGCTCCGCGCCCGACGATTCTACACCTGCGCGGCAGTCGAATACCTTCCGCGCCCGCTCCCGCTGGAATTATCGGCGGTCCCGTGAATTTCGGCAAGCAACGCGACTTGAAACGAATGGAGAAGGGGTGCGGTGACCAGGCACACCGCTGCGCCGATTGCTCGCTTAGCCTTGCACTCCTGTTAACTTCTCAGCGCCTGGACCGGAGCAATTTTGGCGGCGTGGCCTGTTCTGCTCGATTCAGTGCGGCCGGCTATTGCATGCTGGCCTGGCCGAGCAACTTGCGCAGCGCGGTCATCGCCACCTCGGCCACTTGCCGGGGCGGAATCTGCCAGATCTGCGGATTCATTAGCTCGATCGATACGCAGCCCTGGTATTCGATCGCTCGCAATCGCTCGATGATCGGCTGCAGGTTGAAATCGCCATCGCCCGGCAAGATGCGATCGGCATCGGTCGCCAACTCGCGCGCCGTCCCCGAGGTGTCGCACAACTGCACATGAAACAGGTTGTGCGGCGTGAGGTACAGCAGGTCTTCTTCCTTGCTGGGGCCCATATAGAAATGAAACGCGTCGAGGCACAATCCCAGGTGGGGCGACGCCACCTCGGCGACGAAGGCCGCGGCCGTTTGCAGGTTGTTCATGATCGTGGCTTGCGCCTGAAACTCGAGCGCCAGGCGCACCCCCGCGAGGCTTGCGGCGTTGGCAGCCTGTTGCAAGGAGAACTGCACGCGCTCCAAATCCTGTTGCGTAAGCGCGCCCAGCACGTCGCCGGCGACAACCAACGTGCCCACGCCCAGCTCGCGCAACAGTTCGAGGCGGCGGGCGAAATGATCCCAATGCGCGCGGCGAGCGTCGCCTTGGCTGGCGAGCAGGCCGCCTTGAAAGGCTGCCACCGGCGCCGTGACCCCGTGATCGGTCAGTAGCGCTTTCACCTCGGCGAGCGAATGCTCGTCGAGATAGGTCTCCAGCTTGCCCAGCCATAGCTCGAGGCAATCGCAGGCGGCCGCGGCGTAATCTTCGACGTCGCTCGCGAACGAGGCGTTGAGCGTCGAGACCTGGCTGAGTGCGGGCTTCATGGTGTCGCGGAATTCTTTCGCCGGTTCTGCTTGTTGCCCTCACCCTGACCTCTCCCGAAGGGAGAGGGGGATTTGCTAACCGACGTATTCCTGCAAAAGGAGATGAGTCACTGTTCGATCTGCAACATAATTCCCCGCCCTTTCAGGGAGGGGTTAGGGGAGGGTCAAGACGTTCACGACACCAAAGCCATCAACTTACTCCTTACCGACTGCCAGGACCCTCACCCTGACCTCTCCCGAAGGGAGAGGGGGATTTGTTAACCGACGTATTCCTGCAAAGGAGGTGCGTCACTGTTCGATCTGCAACATAATTCCCCGCCCTTTCAGGGAGGGGTTAGGGGAGGGTCAAGACGTTCACGACACCAAAGCCATCAACTCACTCCTTACCGACTGCCAGGACCCTCACCCTGACCTCTCCCGAAGGGAAAGGGGTTACTGTGGCTGCCGATGACCGGGACCAAGGCTAGCGTTTTCATCGCGCGAGCACGCCGGCCAATTCACGCGTGCAATCGTCGACCTTCACACGCCACTGCTTCAGCGAATCGCGATCGCGGAACGTGACCGTGCCGGCCGAGAGCGTTTCGCCATCGACCGTGATGCACACCGGCGTGCCGACTTCGTCCTGACGGGCATAGCGACGGCCGACAGCTCCCTTCTCATCGTAAAAGACGTTGAATTGCTTTTTCAGATCGCGATAGATTTTCTGCGCGACCTCGGGCATGCCGTCTTTCTTCACCAGCGGAAACACCGCCGCCTTGACCGGCGCCAGCCGCGGGTGCAACTTCAAAAAGACACGCTCGCGCGGGTTGCCGTTCTCGTCCGGCACCTTGTCCTCTTGATAAGCCTCGCACAGGAAGGCCAGCGTGGCCCGGTCGGCCCCGGCCGAGGGTTCGATCACGTGCGGCACGAAACGCTCGCGCGTGATGTCGTCGTAGTACGACAGGTCCTTGCCGCTGCCGCGATGGCGCGGCTTGCCTTCGGCGTCTTTTTCGACGACCAGCGCGTCCCCTTCGCGCACCAGTTTGCCCTCCATGTGGCTGCGCAGGTCAAAATCGCCACGATGGGCGATGCCTTCCAACTCGCCAAACTCGCCCGGCGGCAGGAACGGGAAGGCGTATTCGATATCGGCCGTGCCGCACGAGTAGTGGCTCAGCTCGTCCTTGTCGTGCTCGCGCAGTTGCAACCGCTCGCCGGCCAGGCCCAACTCGGTGTACCAACGGTAGCGGCGATCGCGCCAGTATTTGTACCAGTCGGCCGATTGGCTGGGATGGCAGAAGAATTCGATCTCCATCTGCTCGAACTCGCGCGAGCGGAAGGTGAAATTGCGCGGCGTGATCTCGTTGCGGAAGCTCTTGCCTGCCTGCGCGATGCCGAACGGTACGCTGACGCGGCTGCTGTCGACGACGTTCTTGAAGTTGACGAAGATGCCTTGTGCTGTTTCGGGCCGCAGGAACGCGGCGCCTTCCTCGCCCGAGAGTGCGCCGACGTAGGTTTTGAACATCAGGTTGAATTCGCGCGGCGCGGTGAGCGTGCCGAGCGTCTTCGCGTCGGGGCCGAGCACGTCCGCGAAATCGCTGACCTTAGTGAGGCTGACGAGGTCGCCTTCCCAAGCCAGGCGCTCGGCGTCTTTGGCTCGCAGTCCGAAAAACTTCAGCGCCCGCTGGGCCGTTTCGGCCAACCCTTCTTCGCCGCCCGACTGCGTCGCGACGAAGGCGCGCTTTCCCTGGTACGACACCCACCGTCCGCGCACCTGGTCGTGGCGATAGCGTTTCTTCGACTCGCGGCAATCGACCATGAAGTCGTGGAACAGGTCGTAATGGCCTGAGCATTTCCAGATTTGCGGATGCATGATGATGGTCGAGTCGAGCCCCACCATCTGATAAGCGGCCGGCGCTCCCGGCGGCGCATCCAGATCATCGTGCCCGGTGACCATGTCGCGCCACCAGGCCTCCTTGATATTGCGCTTCAGTTCGGTGCCGAGTGGGCCGTAATCCCAGAAGCCGTTCAGGCCGCCGTAGATCTCGCTCGACTGAAACAGAAAGCCTCGCCGCTTGCAGAGCGAGACCAGTTTGTCCATGTCCATCGTCGTACCTTGCCTGTCAGTCTTCGCCGGCGCTGCGGCACAATCAGGGCCCTGTGGAACCATCCGAAACCGACTAGTGTACCGCCAGCGGCCCATGATGGTCCAGGACGCGACGTATGATGGCAGGAGAACTGCAACGTCTGTAGCCGGGGGTCTGCGACCCCGGAAGCGGCACGTGAAATCCCGGCCTCACAGAGGCGCCGGCAACAGTAGATACGCGCGCAGAATCGCGACTTGGCAGTTCTCCTGCGTATGGTGGCAGGGCCTTTCGCTGTTTGAGGGCGGCGGCGATGCCAGCAGTGAGTGGGCTGCTGCCTGCGCGCGTGGAACGCTGGTAATTGCATAGTGCGTTTCGATGTGTTGCTGTCCGCGACGGCGCGTCACGCGCACCAGCCGGCAGACCTGAACGGCGGCGGGCCAATCCAGGTGGACGGCCGAGCGATCGCTGGCTTGCAGGTGGCGGTGGACACGGCGACCGTGTTCCTGGCCGCGTGTTTCGGCCACATCAAGATGCGCGACCCGCTGCGCTTCGGTCGCCGGGGGAAGGCCGCCCGAAACTCGGCGGCGATGTCCTCTTTCAACTCGGGCAGTGAAAAGCCCTGCGCATGATAGGCACCGATCGCGCACCTCTTGACCCCCCGGGCGGATGGCTTAGACTGATGCGTTTGGACGGCCGGCTCCTAACTGCCGGTAGTCGTCTGTGTCCGGCTGGCGGTGCTTGGAAGATGCCGCCGGCGCAGAATCCGAGGCCGCGGTCGATAGCGGCCATCATGTCCTCATTCCGAGCGACCGGTGGTCGGCGCTCCGCGCGTTCGCCTGATCGAAATGTCGATTTCACAAAGGTCGTGATCCGTGCCTGGACTATGCGTGATTGGGTTGCAATGGGGAGACGAGGCGAAGGGGAAGATCGTCGATCTATTGACCCGCTCCGATGACATTGTCGTTCGCTACCAAGGGGGAGCCAACGCCGGCCACACCGTGGTCACCGGAGGCCAGACCTACAAGCTGTCGCTGATTCCCAGCGGGATCCTTCGTGCGGACGTCCAGTGTGTCATCACCGGCGGTGTGGTTCTCAATCCGCCGAGCATTCTCGGCGAGATCGACGGACTGGTGGCGCGCGGCGTCGCGGTGAGCAAGAATCTGGTGATCAGCGACCGGGCGCACGTGATCTTCCCCTGGCACTTGGAAGAAGACCGCTTGAGCGAAGGGCGCGCAAGCGCCGCCGAAGCGATCGGCACGACGCAGCGCGGCATCGGTCCCTGCTATCGAGATAAGGTCGGCCGCTCGCATGCGATTCGCTTGGGCGATCTGTATCGGGACGGATTTCGCGAGAAGGTCGAACGGGTTTGCGCGTACAAGAATAAAGTGATCGAGCTCTTGGCCGGCGAAGGA
Protein-coding regions in this window:
- a CDS encoding Gfo/Idh/MocA family oxidoreductase; translated protein: MTTVRFGLIGYGAWGSHHARAITSVANAQLVAICSRGEESRRRAAADHPAAAVYADYRALLARDDLDAVDVVLPSHLHFEVARAVLESGRHLLLEKPMTLSVVDATALIDLAARQNVRLAVGHELRLSSLWGEVKRLIDADTIGEPLYALVELWRRPYRLGSDGWRYDINRVGNWILEEPIHFFDLARWYLSRLGNPLSVYAAANGKRVDQPELHDNFSAILKFPGGGYATISQTLAGWEHHQVA
- a CDS encoding acetyl-CoA C-acetyltransferase, whose protein sequence is MSEAYLLAGCRTPVGKLLGSLASVPATKLGAIAVAEAVRRSGVPAEKVEEVIMGCVLPAGLGQAPARQAALGAGLPHTVGALTINKVCGSGLKAVALAAQAIRAGDAQCIVAGGMENMTRAPFLMTGVREGWKFGAQQVLDSMQHDGLWCAFEDMAMGAEADYIAAQRGVSRHDQDLFAVESHRRAVAAAAAGKFNEEIVPVVIAGRKGEVRIDKDEGPRADTALEVLARLRPSFGADGTVTAGNASQISDGAAALVVASAEFARHAQSPIKARIVAAATSGVAPKEIFIAPVSAMEKVLHKAKMTMADMDLVELNEAFAAQCLACMRPLDVNPAKTNVNGGAIALGHPIGASGARVLVTLLYALADRGLKRGLASLCLGGGNAVAMIVERE
- a CDS encoding TIGR01457 family HAD-type hydrolase gives rise to the protein MAHGFLIDMDGVIYRGRELIRGADQFVNQLITRQVPFFFLTNNSQRTRRDVATKLRRMGVEAEEKHIFTCAMATARFLAQQKPHGTAYVIGEGGLLNALHANGYSIVDHDPDYVVVGEGRTMTMETVEAAVQMIVAGAKLVATNLDPNCPTQHGLRPGCGAIVAMLEAATGVKAFSVGKPSPVMMRAARKELGLRAEETTIIGDTMETDILGGVQLGYRTVLVLSGGTSREDLMHYAYRPDVVLESIAELSVEHLPEPEMAA
- a CDS encoding tetratricopeptide repeat protein; the protein is MLRPVPIFLFFAVVAAGASAMADEPQPGFSQIEIHDPFSPRYVPLTPSGGFRAFGTGVGGVGYAIPAPYFPPIFYPPGVYPFINFYRPVPFLPLAPPALPLGPVVTAPQRVDRLPGGGPPLAPKAQQPAAAKQQAAIGGGFGELANDPADRPKAGKPRATNADARARSQRFIVLGDGYFAKQDYSDAYSRYKLAQQAAPDMSDGFLRQGFALVAMGRYDHAARSFKRGISLEPRWAESGFRLDQLYGAGGHAAKAAHLEALAQEGLKGPGSDLMFLLAVMLYFDGQAERAKPFFIRAQELAGADDAHLDGFLRKLVPAVVDEAPAPAEPVATGEKPAERPPQARVAPFSQLPATPVAAPRRPMPPAMAPAPGGAPGKKPTDKTGSAARDL
- a CDS encoding sugar phosphate isomerase/epimerase: MKPALSQVSTLNASFASDVEDYAAAACDCLELWLGKLETYLDEHSLAEVKALLTDHGVTAPVAAFQGGLLASQGDARRAHWDHFARRLELLRELGVGTLVVAGDVLGALTQQDLERVQFSLQQAANAASLAGVRLALEFQAQATIMNNLQTAAAFVAEVASPHLGLCLDAFHFYMGPSKEEDLLYLTPHNLFHVQLCDTSGTARELATDADRILPGDGDFNLQPIIERLRAIEYQGCVSIELMNPQIWQIPPRQVAEVAMTALRKLLGQASMQ
- a CDS encoding glycine--tRNA ligase, with product MDKLVSLCKRRGFLFQSSEIYGGLNGFWDYGPLGTELKRNIKEAWWRDMVTGHDDLDAPPGAPAAYQMVGLDSTIIMHPQIWKCSGHYDLFHDFMVDCRESKKRYRHDQVRGRWVSYQGKRAFVATQSGGEEGLAETAQRALKFFGLRAKDAERLAWEGDLVSLTKVSDFADVLGPDAKTLGTLTAPREFNLMFKTYVGALSGEEGAAFLRPETAQGIFVNFKNVVDSSRVSVPFGIAQAGKSFRNEITPRNFTFRSREFEQMEIEFFCHPSQSADWYKYWRDRRYRWYTELGLAGERLQLREHDKDELSHYSCGTADIEYAFPFLPPGEFGELEGIAHRGDFDLRSHMEGKLVREGDALVVEKDAEGKPRHRGSGKDLSYYDDITRERFVPHVIEPSAGADRATLAFLCEAYQEDKVPDENGNPRERVFLKLHPRLAPVKAAVFPLVKKDGMPEVAQKIYRDLKKQFNVFYDEKGAVGRRYARQDEVGTPVCITVDGETLSAGTVTFRDRDSLKQWRVKVDDCTRELAGVLAR